The Macaca mulatta isolate MMU2019108-1 chromosome 9, T2T-MMU8v2.0, whole genome shotgun sequence genomic sequence GGGTTCGAGACGGAAGAAACACGCGGCGCAGGCTCCGGAGCGGCGGCTCCGACGGGGACGCGTTAAATAATTTATTGATGATACAAAGCGACTCGCGCCCACCGGGGCCGCCCCCGGATTCTGCAAAAATAGACTCGCCCCCACCCCGCGCGTCCTCACAAGGCGTCCCCCGCGCCGCCGCCGCACGGGCTGAGCAGCGCCAAGTTCGAGGGTTTGTGCTTCTTGAGCAGCCGCGTGATCTTCTCGTCGTCCGAGTTGGGGTCCAGGGGCCGGTTGTATTCGTCGTCGTCCTCCGCGTCCGAGCCGCCCACCTTCAGCTTCTCGGCGTCGGAGTCCTGCTTCTTCTTGGCCGACGCCATCTCCGCCGCGTGCCGCTTGCGCCACTTGGTCCGGCGGTTCTGGAACCAGACCTGGGGGCGGACGGGGCGGTCAGGCGGCCGCGGGGCCCGGGGCTGGCGCTGGGGCTGTGGCCGTTCGCAGGACGCGGGCCCCCGGCTCTGCTCTCCCGGGCCCCGCCGCGCTCACCTTCACCTGGCTCTCGGTCATGCCCAGCGAGTAGGCGAGACGCGCGCGCTCCGGGCCCGCCAGGTACTTGGTTTGCTCGAAGGTTTTCTCCAGCGCGAAGATCTGCTGGCCCGAGAAGGTCGGGCGCGAGTGCTTCTTCTTCCCGTCCTTGTCGAGGACGCCGCTGGCTGGGGCTgcaagggagggaaagggaggtggGTCAGCGGCCGGCGGGGTCCCCTCCGCGCCCTCCCGCCCCGCACCCCCTGCGCGGGCCACTCACCCGGGCCGGCCAGACGCGGGTCCCTCCACGGCGCGCCCTGCACCACGCCGGGCCAGAAGATGGGCGGACGCCCGGGCAGCTCGGCCAGGGGCTTGGGGTAGCCGCGCGCCACGGCGGCCGCGGGTCCAAAGTAGACGCCGGCGGACGAGGCGAGCCCGCTGAGCCGGGGCAGTCCCCCTAGGAGGCCCCCGCCCGCCGCGCCCACGGGCCGGCCCAGGATGTCGCTGATGCCGTGCGGGGTCCCGAGCGGGAGCTGCGCGCCCAGGCCCCCCAGCGCGGGCGCCTTGAAGCCGGCCGGACCCTGCAGCGCGTAGGGGAACAGCGACGTCTTCATCTCGGCCATGTTGTGCAGCGCGGCCAGCGGGGCACTGCTCAGCACGAACGCGCCCGGGCGGTTAGTGTCCAtgggcgccgccgccgccggcccggGCTCCCATCCgggccccgccgccgccgcccctgcCCGCCGGCCCGGGAAGTTTGCGCTCGGCCCGGGCGGGCGTCGGCTGCAGCGCGGGGCGCGGGGGGCGGGCAGGCGGCTCCGGCGTGgggcgggcgggcggcggcggcttCGGGGCCGGTCGGAGCCGCGCCGCGCGGGACGGACGCGCTGATAACGGGGGCCCCCGGGGCGCGGCTCGCGCGCTGATTGGCTGCGGACCCTGCGGTCCGGCCATTGGCCAGCGCCCCCCCCCCCGCCCGCGCGCCCCCGCCGGCCGCGCACTCCATGAAGGGCCCATTAGCGCGGCAGGTGCCTCCCGGGCTGTAAATTCGCCCCCTGATTTATCTCCCCGGGGACGAAATAAATCCCGCTCGGATGGGAGTTTAGTTAGGCAAAGGTTTTCATGCGAAATCAGGAAAAAATACGAGAACATATTTTATTAACGGAAAGAATGCAGATTTGAGGACCCGCCCGCGCGCTCCGAGTGCCCCGCTGGGGAAGAGCCCCGGCCCGCGCCCCCGTCGCGACTGCTCGGCCGCCCGGGGCTGCGGTGGGTGTGGGCGGCCGCGGACGCTGGCGGGGAACGCGCTCCCGGCGGGTCGGGGCCACAGGAGAGCGGAGGGCACGGGCCTCGGAGTCCACGGAATCCACGGGCCTCACGGCCGGGCGAGGCTCGCACGGAGCTGCCTCTGGTTTCGCCGACACGCGGCCGGCGCGGTGGAGGAGTGAGGCCGGCTGGAGCGGGGCGGGCAGGCGGGTCCCGGGACCACACGCACTGCCCGGCGCTTGCCCGCTGGGGGTCCCCCAGGATGTGACCCGGGCCCACGACTTCGCCCACGGGCCGCCTCTCGCGAATCCCCGGCCGGGGGAACAGAGACCAGGGCGGCCTCAGCGCGGAAGCCCAGTCCAGGGCCCGAACGTGGGTGCGGGTTGGGCGCGCAGCGGCAGAAACGCGGCCTTAGACGCGCGCGCGAAGCCTGTGACCCCCCGCCCCACTCCCCCGGCACCGGGAGCCGCTCGCTCATCCCGCAGACCGGACGGTGAGATGACTCCGAGCCCCGCGCAAGGCGGCCGCGAGCAAACCCTCCGACCTCTGGGGTGGCGTCTCGTATTAATTTAGGGACACGGGGCGGCTGTGATTATGACCCACGGCCCGTGGGGAGCCCCGAGTGTGTGCGCAGGGACCGCCGCTGCGTGGCCTCTTTCGGGCCTGGGGGAGTTTCCTTCGCAACGACTTTCCCGTTTCGCCCCGGCCGCCAGGGGGTCGGTGCCGCGGAGGAAGGAGGCGCTCAGGGCTCGGGCCCGGGGTCTCACGTCCGCTCCCTCCCGCCCTGCTCCAGAGTCCGTTTTCGTTTTGTGCAGGTCGAGGCGGGGACTTGGCGCCGTCGGCCGCTCCTGGGTGGTGGCTTGGAAAACTCCGGGGCAGTGGTACGGCCGCCGCTGCCTCTGCTGTGCGCGCTCGGGGCTGCCCCGGCGGCTTCCCCTCCGCTGAGGTGCAGCCCCGCGTTCACGGAGAGTTCGCTTCCCCCGTCGGGTCCGCACTCAATTGGGATTGGAATTCGATTGGGCGTGGCTGCCCCGCCAGTGATCGGCCCCCGCGGAGCCTGGCCCGGGGACCC encodes the following:
- the NKX6-2 gene encoding homeobox protein Nkx-6.2, translating into MDTNRPGAFVLSSAPLAALHNMAEMKTSLFPYALQGPAGFKAPALGGLGAQLPLGTPHGISDILGRPVGAAGGGLLGGLPRLSGLASSAGVYFGPAAAVARGYPKPLAELPGRPPIFWPGVVQGAPWRDPRLAGPAPASGVLDKDGKKKHSRPTFSGQQIFALEKTFEQTKYLAGPERARLAYSLGMTESQVKVWFQNRRTKWRKRHAAEMASAKKKQDSDAEKLKVGGSDAEDDDEYNRPLDPNSDDEKITRLLKKHKPSNLALLSPCGGGAGDAL